The proteins below come from a single Pseudarthrobacter sp. SSS035 genomic window:
- the paaB gene encoding 1,2-phenylacetyl-CoA epoxidase subunit PaaB, producing the protein MSETQGPEVSTGSTTERAWGLWEVFVRSSRGLSHVHAGSLHAPDAAMALRNARDLYTRRNEGVSIWVVPADAIAASDPDSKGSFFESPQGKDYRHATYYTKSEGVKHL; encoded by the coding sequence ATGAGCGAGACACAAGGCCCGGAGGTTTCGACAGGCTCAACCACCGAAAGGGCCTGGGGCCTGTGGGAGGTCTTTGTCCGGTCGAGCCGCGGCCTGTCGCACGTCCATGCCGGGTCCCTGCATGCGCCGGACGCCGCCATGGCCCTGCGCAACGCCCGCGACCTCTACACACGCCGCAACGAGGGTGTGTCCATCTGGGTGGTCCCGGCGGACGCCATCGCCGCCAGCGATCCCGACTCCAAGGGCTCGTTCTTCGAGTCCCCGCAGGGCAAGGACTACCGGCATGCCACGTACTACACCAAGAGCGAAGGGGTGAAGCACCTGTGA
- the paaA gene encoding 1,2-phenylacetyl-CoA epoxidase subunit PaaA gives MEANAQRNADSQDKDRQDADGQANFDRVIAEDSRIEPKDWMPDAYRKTLLRQISQHAHSEIIGMQPEANWISRAPSLKRKAILMAKVQDEAGHGLYLYSAAETLGQTRDKMMADLIAGKARYSSIFNYPALTWADMGAIGWLVDGAAICNQVPLCRASYGPYGRAMVRVCKEESFHQRQGFEILLELAHGTPEQKQMAQDAVNRWYAPALMMFGPPDDDSPNSRQSMAWNIKRFSNDELRSRFVGMMVEQVRVLGLTLPDSEIRFNEDTKKWEHGPLDWNEFHEVLAGRGPCNAQRLERRREAHDDGAWVREAAAAYAAKQSLKTKEYAA, from the coding sequence ATGGAAGCCAACGCCCAGCGCAACGCGGACAGCCAGGACAAGGACCGCCAAGACGCGGACGGTCAGGCCAACTTTGACCGCGTGATCGCCGAGGACTCCCGCATTGAACCAAAAGACTGGATGCCGGACGCCTACCGCAAGACCCTCCTGCGCCAGATTTCCCAGCATGCCCACTCGGAGATCATCGGGATGCAGCCGGAAGCCAACTGGATTTCCCGCGCCCCGAGCCTGAAGCGCAAGGCCATCCTCATGGCGAAGGTCCAGGACGAGGCCGGCCACGGGCTCTACCTGTACTCCGCCGCCGAGACGCTCGGTCAAACGAGAGACAAGATGATGGCCGACCTCATCGCCGGCAAGGCCCGCTACTCCAGCATCTTCAACTACCCGGCCCTGACCTGGGCGGACATGGGTGCCATCGGCTGGCTGGTGGACGGCGCCGCCATCTGCAACCAGGTGCCGCTGTGCCGCGCGTCCTACGGCCCCTACGGCCGCGCCATGGTGCGCGTCTGCAAGGAAGAGTCGTTCCACCAGCGCCAGGGCTTCGAGATCCTGCTGGAACTCGCCCACGGCACCCCGGAGCAGAAGCAGATGGCCCAGGACGCCGTGAACCGCTGGTACGCCCCGGCGCTGATGATGTTCGGCCCGCCGGACGACGATTCGCCCAACTCCCGCCAGTCCATGGCCTGGAACATCAAGCGCTTCAGCAACGATGAACTCCGCAGCCGCTTCGTGGGCATGATGGTGGAGCAGGTCCGCGTGCTGGGCCTCACCCTCCCGGACAGCGAGATCCGCTTCAACGAGGACACCAAAAAGTGGGAGCACGGCCCGCTGGACTGGAACGAGTTCCACGAAGTCCTCGCCGGCCGCGGCCCCTGCAACGCCCAGCGCCTTGAGCGCCGGAGGGAAGCGCACGACGACGGCGCCTGGGTCCGCGAAGCAGCAGCGGCGTATGCAGCAAAACAGTCACTGAAGACAAAGGAATACGCAGCATGA
- a CDS encoding helix-turn-helix transcriptional regulator, whose amino-acid sequence METLTHAPVLARFGYAVSDPTRARILLALADAPTYPSDLAELLGVSRQSMSNHLTCLRGCGLVVAVPDGRRTRYELADARLGHAIRDLLGVVLAVDPACCAPDGTCLT is encoded by the coding sequence ATGGAAACCCTTACGCATGCCCCAGTGCTGGCCCGGTTCGGCTACGCGGTCTCCGACCCCACCCGGGCGCGGATTCTACTGGCCTTGGCAGATGCGCCCACGTACCCGTCGGACCTGGCCGAATTGCTGGGGGTTTCGCGGCAGAGCATGTCCAATCACTTGACGTGCTTGCGGGGCTGCGGCCTGGTGGTGGCTGTCCCTGATGGCCGGCGGACCCGGTATGAGCTCGCTGACGCCAGGCTGGGCCACGCGATCAGGGATCTGCTCGGTGTGGTGCTGGCTGTGGATCCTGCCTGCTGCGCCCCGGACGGGACATGCCTGACATGA